A stretch of Colletotrichum lupini chromosome 2, complete sequence DNA encodes these proteins:
- a CDS encoding HET-s/LopB domain-containing protein, with amino-acid sequence MEGIRSTGGYMQRRLSRLYNDTKKSSDFVQEPVKAPEDPEIKSLFRKLRIQKDRVSTWGIEWTDPNQSDEIDSSLSKAGLSEVVHSILSTVRETLSELDALWKSYTNPLGTVSEKSADRKTAFVTWDKAVFADAIGDLTQSVDTLYDLSRTRSSAQMSSRSKLEKSMASTEELRPFESTRMQTPQEIDPTTLTNIRSMQAEPMTESRVNLPPRDIVFMSKQAWSDLSQHIGRQPFAPLLLEFATFDSMYAITGIMPPMSRFEKLSAGLQQDSQRAPGTWIGLPRLLGYFEDLEHARLGLVYHFPPNFNAVSFENFTQNPLYNVCTLADLLSRPDFEPTLEAKYRLASNLVNTVFDLHARGITHGCIIDKNVSFCNMSTPDLTTSPGEVDIRRPLISSFDLFPDAPSDDEPVSPSLPLFRHPLDPRTTPASPINDKMDSRILDLYSLAMVLLSIGLWTKLDNLVPDPNQPIPESVLNQLGIRCSTLYKRAVETCWTAVDMSLQGNTSDEELLSAVQVSVTRYLDSCAILDNISSLEDRLNLDLGKKTSVSPIGTPTRQSISGPSKEVKVVATRPIVDTRGSSVDTKTPISEPSSARRSYPSAAEEKRQLARQEGQTGPVELPAESRPAKAPSPKTRLYPQIPLPPDAVEKWNTLVMPQVNQALRHFYRKNREESVEVSLESIGSSPTRTQPTVLVVCTSVSKVKAILTRKLGELFEGKSGFGLKVCKGQVLRSRKQAGDPKRSAAQEEDDDDGAVKAANPDFQARPSNGASIGAWVGDRHLPPVSLGGLVLVDDKPYGMTVHHMLDDPEEIYKHTKAQDPTMRSMARDAEDVRFDWYAESSAESSGGEDYACEFSESEESEAYSETDVTSDASDEEDSGDESEGEYDQPGDIPGVEPGCGDGYIITQPAMDDVDEEFYASAETANEDHLDSFTVGEVYASSGIKRREQNGLIHEIDWALFEFAEERLPEDNSIPRIQSKQLSPSYGKFPSKQGKVMHPMTVAPTTALPGLEVQCMARTSGLQTGLILPALTSVKIFGRTTPSHTYQVSSAATETPAELTGGGKKQPMGIPGDSGAWVVERAHGRVCGHVLAWSGRKRVAYICPMDVLLLDIAEALEAREVGLPGGEPVVSLKGRDEEDEEEDGGTYRDDEPSSSPFLDPKDDDDLDVVSEEGDDDELPVLVRSRAPPRGRGTKKEEGQQRQDQDQKQEEPGHAQEKKKQDGTSQEREKFSSGENHDLSRRMESMGIGRSRMGVGMCS; translated from the exons ATGGAAGGCATTCGTTCCACTGGCGGCTACATGCAGCGGCGCCTGAGTCGTCTGTATAATGACACAAAGAAGTCTTCAGACTTTGTTCAGGAACCAGTCAAGGCCCCCGAGGACCCTGAAATCAAGTCACTGTTCAGAAAGCTCCGCATCCAAAAGGACCGCGTATCAACGTGGGGTATCGAGTGGACAGATCCTAACCAGTCAGATGAAATTGATAGCTCACTATCAAAAGCCGGTCTGAGTGAGGTTGTTCACAGCATTCTCTCGACTGTTCGGGAGACGCTATCAGAGTTGGATGCGCTATGGAAGAGCTACACCAACCCGCTAGGCACCGTCTCAGAAAAGTCGGCAGATCGCAAGACCGCCTTTGTAACTTGGGACAAGGCAGTATTCGCGGATGCCATTGGAGACCTCACTCAGTCTGTCGACACACTTTACGACCTTTCTAGAACACGCTCCTCCGCGCAGATGTCGTCGCGTTCCAAGCTTGAAAAGTCCATGGCTTCCACTGAGGAGCTGCGGCCTTTTGAGTCCACCAGGATGCAGACGCCTCAAGAAATCGACCCGACAACGTTAACAAACATTCGGTCCATGCAGGCGGAGCCCATGACCGAGTCGAGGGTTAACCTTCCTCCACGCGATATTGTCTTCATGAGCAAGCAGGCTTGGTCAGATCTATCCCAACATATTGGCCGCCAACCCTTTGCACCGCTCTTGTTGGAATTTGCAACATTCGACTCCATGTACGCCATCACGGGTATCATGCCCCCCATGTCGCGCTTTGAGAAGCTGTCAGCCGGCTTGCAGCAGGACTCGCAGAGGGCCCCAGGTACTTGGATCGGCCTGCCGAGACTGCTGGGTTATTTCGAGGATTTGGAGCACGCCCGCCTTGGACTCGTCTATCACTTCCCGCCCAACTTCAACGCCGTCTCTTTTGAAAACTTTACGCAAAATCCTCTCTACAATGTTTGCACGCTCGCCGATTTGTTGTCGCGACCAGACTTTGAGCCGACCTTGGAGGCCAAGTATCGCTTGGCTTCCAACCTCGTCAACACCGTATTCGACTTGCATGCCCGGGGTATTACCCACGGCTGCATAATCGACAAGAACGTATCTTTCTGCAACATGTCCACGCCCGACTTGACCACGAGTCCCGGCGAGGTGGACATTCGCCGGCCTCTCATCTCATCCTTCGATCTGTTTCCAGATGCTCCATCAGATGATGAACCAGTCTCGCCATCGCTGCCCCTTTTCCGACACCCCCTGGACCCTCGCACCACCCCGGCATCGCCCATAAACGACAAGATGGACTCTCGTATCCTCGATCTGTACTCTCTCGCCATGGTTCTGTTGTCTATTGGTCTTTGGACGAAACTCGATAACCTCGTGCCCGATCCTAATCAGCCAATTCCTGAGTCAGTGTTGAACCAGCTAGGAATTCGTTGCTCTACCCTTTACAAGAGGGCTGTAGAGACCTGCTGGACGGCGGTCGATATGTCGCTTCAAGGGAATACCTCTGACGAGGAGCTTCTCTCGGCTGTGCAGGTCAGCGTGACGCGCTACCTCGACTCGTGCGCCATCCTAGACAACATTAGTTCTCTCGAAGACCGCCTCAACCTCGACCTTGGAAAGAAGACTTCCGTGTCCCCTATCGGCACACCCACTCGTCAGAGCATCTCAGGGCCCTCAAAGGAGGTCAAGGTGGTGGCGACCCGACCGATCGTCGACACTCGTGGCTCCTCGGTTGATACCAAGACGCCCATTTCGGAACCCAGCTCCGCGCGCCGTTCATATCCCTCTGCTGCAGAGGAGAAGCGGCAGCTTGCCAGACAAGAGGGTCAAA CCGGCCCAGTAGAGCTCCCTGCGGAGTCAAGACCTGCCAAGGCACCGTCTCCCAAGACCCGTCTCTACCCGCAAATTCCCTTGCCTCCCGATGCTGTGGAGAAGTGGAACACACTTGTGATGCCTCAAGTCAACCAAGCACTGCGCCACTTTTACCGCAAAAACCGCGAGGAGTCGGTCGAAGTTTCGCTCGAGTCCATCGGCAGTTCGCCAACAAGAACACAACCGACGGTTTTGGTTGTGTGTACGTCTGTCAGCAAAGTCAAGGCCATTCTGACGCGCAAGTTGGGCGAGCTTTTCGAGGGCAAGTCTGGGTTCGGGTTGAAGGTTTGCAAGGGACAGGTTCTGAGGTCACGAAAGCAAGCCGGCGACCCCAAACGAAGCGCAGcacaagaagaagacgatGATGACGGCGCAGTCAAGGCAGCCAACCCTGATTTTCAAGCGCGCCCAAGCAATGGCGCAAGTATCGGAGCTTGGGTGGGGGACCGCCACCTGCCGCCCGTTAGCTTGGGCGGCCTTGTCCTAGTCGACGACAAGCCGTATGGGATGACGGTCCACCACATGCTCGACGATCCTGAGGAGATCTACAAGCACACGAAAGCTCAGGATCCGACTATGCGTAGTATGGCGAGAGATGCTGAAGACGTTCGTTTCGACTGGTACGCAGAGTCGTCGGCAGAAAGCAGCGGTGGCGAAGACTATGCCTGCGAGTTTTCGGAATCAGAGGAGTCCGAAGCGTATTCGGAGACGGATGTTACTAGCGATGCGTCAGATGAGGAGGACAGTGGTGACGAGTCGGAAGGCGAATATGACCAGCCCGGCGATATTCCTGGTGTTGAGCCGGGCTGTGGCGACGGATACATCATCACGCAGCCCGCCATGGACGACGTCGACGAGGAGTTTTATGCTTCAGCCGAGACAGCAAATGAAGATCATTTGGACAGCTTTACCGTTGGCGAGGTTTACGCATCGAGCGGCATCAAAAGGAGGGAGCAGAACGGACTCATCCACGAAATCGACTGGGCCCTTTTCGAATTCGCCGAGGAGAGACTGCCCGAGGACAACTCGATACCCAGAATCCAGAGCAAGCAGCTGTCGCCTTCATACGGGAAATTCCCGTCAAAGCAAGGCAAAGTTATGCACCCGATGACCGTTGCACCCACCACAGCGCTGCCTGGCCTGGAGGTGCAGTGCATGGCGCGTACCAGCGGCCTGCAAACGGGCCTCATTCTGCCCGCTCTAACGAGCGTCAAAATCTTTGGGCGGACGACACCCAGCCACACGTACCAGGTCAGCAGTGCCGCCACCGAGACACCTGCCGAATTGACTGGCGGCGGCAAAAAGCAACCCATGGGTATTCCCGGAGACAGCGGCGCTTGGGTTGTAGAGCGCGCCCACGGGCGGGTTTGCGGGCATGTCTTGGCGTGGAGTGGGCGGAAGCGCGTTGCGTATATTTGTCCGATGGATGTCTTGCTTCTGGATATTGCGGAGGCTCTTGAGGCACGTGAGGTCGGTTTACCCGGCGGCGAGCCAGTTGTGAGTCTGAAAGGACGTGacgaggaggatgaggaaGAAGATGGGGGCACTTATAGAGACGACGAGCCTTCATCGTCGCCTTTTCTAGACCCCAAGGATGACGATGATTTGGATGTTGTTTCTGAAGAGGGGGACGATGACGAGCTGCCTGTTCTTGTCCGCTCACGCGCTCCTCCGCGAGGACGCGGTACGAAGAAGGAAGAAGGCCAACAACGTCAGGACCAAGACCAGAAGCAGGAGGAACCGGGCCATGCGCAGGAGAAGAAAAAGCAGGACGGCACGTCGCAGGAGCGGGAAAAGTTTTCATCG